Proteins encoded in a region of the Scyliorhinus torazame isolate Kashiwa2021f chromosome 1, sScyTor2.1, whole genome shotgun sequence genome:
- the LOC140428208 gene encoding uncharacterized protein, with protein MEGEGPQAVNPVQNAFKAITKASDVRKDTELLLKPYSNWEQFLMPGPLSVAILGEIICISAGEDFEIDKHVPMGGFKYMKYRKSFRASLVQVSNQGWEAFQEAHKNMDQIRLHSLTVPGDMKDAVKFIMQDDPEITKRYLPIPLENIKSSADKCLKLAEGVEKKFDLVIRLIDELLEACTSSKGVYEEKLHQIKITKELTEMKEKAAKEAKAKAEEYQKDLEEQMKKAQEDYKTAMDSVPVGWNAVAMGIAETIADGFKMFLCGGVVKTLINSAASVSNTAIKHFSSMTSNSKYTEGSLNNIIFKSDTLQFLISLLLYFLTEDGKIDMKKVRNEKERRSHTQLCEENLEQFQKEAGNGGDCKEKDAVLEICKAGIEICEELEMLAKPQQVDAKTMENLAAEIKKVQTKSIQFASHSKALTGSMGVTATPPHMAEAQSGEGESGLGMATSNARFKVEQSSAQLRASQQMYEKSFENMKETNKELEEVLETLRKCKAKEIDFDKTVEMLLKGLEALGRVKEQWGKMVLFFTMMSNLIGSCLGKSLNKFIKCSEQALEISSYSHDKFLQDLLYTQVSQATNIASLVHMISETYVEVSTQHLMGRVNSLGKLMGLDPKRDEVKFKAEHKKFGTDCREASKAIEDLVKKNKEDYQKHTQERIDSINDSVRALLPPATPEEIKALQDIVAESTQAAIVEMSEEDNDQYV; from the coding sequence ATGGAAGGCGAGGGACCTCAAGCTGTAAATCCTGTTCAGAATGCCTTCAAGGCCATCACTAAAGCCTCTGATGTTAGGAAGGACACTGAATTACTCTTAAAGCCGTACAGTAACTGGGAACAGTTCTTGATGCCTGGCCCACTTTCTGTAGCCATTTTAGGGGAAATTATTTGCATTTCTGCTGGAGAGGACTTTGAAATAGACAAGCATGTACCTATGGGCGGGTTTAAGTACATGAAATATCGCAAATCTTTCCGTGCCTCTTTGGTTCAAGTAAGCAATCAGGGCTGGGAGGCTTTTCAGGAAGCTCACAAGAATATGGATCAAATCCGGCTTCACAGTTTGACAGTTCCAGGTGACATGAAAGATGCCGTGAAGTTTATCATGCAGGATGATCCTGAAATCACAAAAAGATACCTCCCAATCCCATTGGAAAACATCAAATCGTCTGCAGATAAATGCCTGAAACTGGCAGAAGGTGTGGAGAAGAAGTTCGACTTGGTCATCCGTCTGATCGATGAATTACTGGAGGCGTGCACAAGTTCGAAAGGAGTATATGAGGAAAAACTACATCAAATAAAAATCACAAAAGAATTAACTGAAATGAAGGAAAAAGCAGCAAAAGAGGCAAAAGCAAAGGCTGAAGAATATCAGAAAGATTTGGAAGAACAGATGAAGAAAGCACAGGAGGATTATAAAACTGCAATGGATTCTGTACCTGTTGGCTGGAATGCTGTTGCAATGGGTATAGCAGAAACTATAGCCGATGGTTTCAAAATGTTTCTTTGTGGAGGAGTTGTAAAAACACTGATCAACTCAGCTGCGAGTGTTAGTAACACTGCTATTAAACATTTCTCCAGTATGACATCCAACTCCAAATATACTGAAGGATCTCTCAACAATATCATATTCAAATCAGATACTCTGCAATTTTTAATATCATTGCTACTGTATTTCCTGACTGAGGATGGCAAAATtgacatgaagaaagtaaggaatgAGAAGGAGAGACGTTCACACACACAACTTTGTGAAGAGAATTTGGAGCAATTTCAAAAAGAAGCTGGGAATGGAGGCGATTGCAAGGAGAAGGATGCTGTCCTTGAGATCTGCAAAGCAGGGATTGAAATATGTGAGGAACTGGAAATGTTGGCAAAACCGCAGCAAGTTGATGCAAAAACAATGGAAAATCTAGCTGCAGAGATCAAAAAGGTTCAGACCAAATCAATTCAATTTGCTTCTCACAGCAAGGCATTGACTGGATCCATGGGTGTAACTGCTACTCCACCACACATGGCTGAAGCGCAGtcaggagagggtgagagtggtttGGGAATGGCCACAAGCAATGCCAGATTCAAGGTGGAACAATCCTCAGCACAGCTTCGAGCTTCACAGCAAATGTATGAGAAAAGCTTTGAAAACATGAAGGAGACCAATAAAGAGCTTGAAGAGGTACTGGAAACACTGAGAAAGTGTAAGGCAAAGGAAATTGATTTTGATAAAACTGTGGAGATGCTCCTAAAAGGATTGGAGGCATTAGGTCGTGTGAAAGAACAATGGGGTAAGATGGTCCTCTTCTTCACCATGATGTCCAACCTGATTGGGAGCTGCCTGGGGAAATCACTTAACAAATTCATTAAATGCAGTGAACAGGCTTTGGAAATTTCCAGCTATTCACATGACAAGTTCCTACAAGACCTGCTGTACACACAGGTCTCTCAAGCCACCAATATTGCAAGTCTTGTACACATGATTTCTGAAACTTATGTTGAGGTCTCCACCCAACATCTGATGGGTCGTGTCAATAGTTTGGGGAAACTGATGGGACTCGATCCAAAGAGAGATGAAGTTAAATTTAAAGCTGAACATAAGAAGTTTGGAACAGACTGCAGAGAAGCTTCGAAAGCCATTGAGGATCTTGTTAAAAAGAACAAGGAGGATTATCAAAAGCACACACAGGAGAGAATTGACAGCATTAATGACAGTGTGAGAGCCTTGctaccaccagccacaccagaggaaatCAAAGCACTTCAAGATATTGTTGCAGAAAGCACACAAGCTGCAATTGTGGAAATGTCGGAAGAGGATAATGATCAGTATGTCTAA